In Sedimentibacter sp. MB31-C6, one genomic interval encodes:
- a CDS encoding TetR/AcrR family transcriptional regulator C-terminal domain-containing protein, whose amino-acid sequence MSLITKNMISAAFFDLTNQKPVDKITVKDIVEKCTITRQTFYYHFQDIMDVIEWSMQQRMEEILNKSLKASSMQEAVRILVSTVEEHPEIINKLMNSQKREQTERLLIITIRSYMQEMIDRKELFMDMKRSDIKMAMNFYSYAIVGILQEINHNRKDVDLDLISKQIYQLMTGEMFQKKDI is encoded by the coding sequence ATGTCGTTAATAACTAAAAATATGATTTCTGCTGCCTTTTTTGATTTAACAAATCAGAAGCCCGTTGACAAGATAACTGTTAAAGATATTGTTGAAAAGTGTACCATAACCCGCCAGACTTTTTATTACCACTTTCAGGACATAATGGATGTTATTGAATGGTCCATGCAACAAAGAATGGAAGAGATTTTGAATAAAAGCCTTAAGGCTTCTTCCATGCAAGAAGCAGTCAGAATACTTGTTTCTACTGTAGAGGAACACCCTGAAATTATCAATAAACTCATGAACTCTCAAAAGAGGGAGCAAACAGAGAGGCTTCTTATTATTACAATCCGTTCTTACATGCAGGAAATGATTGACAGGAAGGAACTGTTTATGGATATGAAACGTTCAGACATAAAAATGGCAATGAATTTTTATTCTTACGCCATTGTGGGTATATTGCAGGAAATCAACCATAATCGTAAAGATGTAGATTTGGATTTGATTTCCAAACAAATATATCAACTGATGACAGGTGAAATGTTTCAAAAGAAAGATATTTAA
- a CDS encoding LlaJI family restriction endonuclease, with protein sequence MEIISEFVREQKRYAKNDLSEIFRLSSGETETFIKNLKAFGVLKSVKGSTRQRELSDLVDEDIEIVDVISGNDDYFYVFTYVGVITIGSRIIKCYPKYLLSEDKPLSEMKQILKVISKYGSKEQIINLFNGDGDLSSFNILAVILFLLNDYHEYGIYNNTEDIIEVNGEGEILWDKTISDGFAIISNNRPYYIELYTKKTVDDEHDFFKQLHECILTECSDQLKDSGLLELFDMTEVSLTDDLLDSLGDTNYILYRLESELNVQFNTRKQILLKTIYAYVAHKRTLQDSYGISMYGTNSFNLVWEDVCSEVFDNKLHSAIEQLELPVPVCEEYKSNNKLIDIIERPIWTGIDTDGGMFNKTSSETLIPDLVTISYQDEKMQFLIFDAKYYNINLEKGQELRGNPGVGDVTKQYLYQLAYKRFISDHQIEVVKNCFLMPTEDNKIVKKGRVKMDMLSNLGLQDIQIRLLPAEMMYNYYLSNEIMDVSILELD encoded by the coding sequence ATGGAGATTATATCTGAGTTTGTCAGAGAGCAGAAGAGATATGCTAAAAATGATTTAAGTGAAATCTTCAGATTATCATCTGGAGAAACTGAAACTTTTATTAAAAACCTCAAAGCATTTGGGGTATTGAAGTCTGTAAAAGGCAGCACTAGACAGAGAGAATTATCTGATTTGGTGGATGAAGACATTGAAATTGTAGATGTCATATCTGGTAATGATGATTATTTTTATGTTTTCACTTATGTTGGTGTTATTACAATTGGTTCTAGAATAATTAAGTGTTATCCCAAGTATCTGCTGTCTGAGGATAAACCACTAAGTGAGATGAAACAAATTTTAAAAGTTATCAGCAAATATGGATCTAAAGAACAAATTATAAATCTATTTAATGGTGACGGAGATTTAAGCAGTTTTAATATTTTGGCTGTCATATTATTTTTATTGAATGATTACCATGAATATGGAATCTATAATAATACTGAAGATATTATTGAAGTCAATGGTGAGGGTGAAATTTTATGGGACAAAACAATAAGTGATGGGTTTGCCATTATCAGTAATAATCGTCCCTATTATATAGAACTCTATACTAAGAAAACAGTTGATGATGAACATGACTTCTTTAAGCAGCTGCATGAATGCATATTAACAGAGTGCTCAGATCAATTAAAAGATTCAGGACTGCTTGAATTGTTTGATATGACAGAAGTTAGCCTTACAGATGATTTGTTGGATTCATTGGGTGATACGAACTATATATTATATAGATTGGAGTCTGAACTGAATGTGCAGTTTAATACAAGAAAACAGATACTCCTTAAGACTATTTATGCATATGTGGCTCATAAACGTACTTTGCAGGACAGTTATGGAATAAGCATGTATGGGACAAACAGCTTTAATCTTGTATGGGAGGATGTTTGCAGTGAAGTATTTGATAATAAACTTCATTCTGCTATTGAACAGCTTGAATTACCAGTTCCCGTATGTGAAGAGTATAAATCCAATAATAAGTTGATAGATATAATTGAAAGACCGATATGGACAGGAATTGATACTGATGGAGGAATGTTTAATAAAACTTCAAGTGAAACATTGATACCTGATCTTGTAACAATTTCTTATCAAGATGAAAAGATGCAGTTTCTTATATTTGATGCAAAGTATTACAATATAAATCTGGAAAAGGGTCAGGAGCTTAGAGGGAATCCAGGTGTCGGAGACGTTACGAAGCAGTATCTTTATCAGCTGGCATATAAAAGGTTTATATCTGATCATCAAATAGAGGTAGTTAAAAACTGTTTTCTGATGCCGACAGAGGATAATAAAATTGTTAAAAAAGGCAGAGTTAAGATGGATATGCTCAGTAATTTAGGGCTTCAGGATATTCAGATTCGTTTATTGCCTGCAGAAATGATGTATAATTATTACCTCAGCAATGAAATAATGGATGTTTCGATTTTAGAATTAGACTAA
- a CDS encoding very short patch repair endonuclease: MDNHSKEVRSYNMSQIKSKNSKPEEAVRKYLFSKGFRYRKNVNTLPGSPDIVLAKYKTVVFVNGCFWHMHEGCPKFVWPKSNKEYWTKKILRNKARDEENKEALERLGWKVLIVWECELKKSLSEERLNLLCRQITE; encoded by the coding sequence ATGGACAACCATTCTAAAGAAGTCAGAAGTTATAATATGTCACAGATTAAAAGTAAAAATAGTAAGCCGGAAGAAGCAGTAAGAAAATATTTGTTCAGTAAGGGGTTCCGTTACAGGAAGAATGTAAATACATTGCCGGGAAGCCCCGATATTGTTCTTGCTAAATATAAGACAGTCGTTTTTGTAAACGGCTGTTTTTGGCATATGCATGAAGGATGTCCTAAATTTGTCTGGCCTAAATCTAATAAAGAATATTGGACAAAAAAAATACTTAGAAATAAGGCAAGAGACGAAGAAAATAAAGAGGCTCTTGAAAGGTTAGGATGGAAAGTACTGATAGTTTGGGAATGTGAACTGAAAAAATCGTTAAGTGAAGAAAGGCTAAATTTACTTTGCAGGCAAATTACAGAATAA
- a CDS encoding putative ABC transporter permease, producing MQYTQAQWLLFFYIYCFLGWIWETCYVSLLKREWVNRGFLHGPILPIYGFGAIIILWLTMPFKDNLLHIYVLGMIGATILEYVTGAAMERLFHMRYWDYSHHPFNLNGHISLLTSLGWGFFSVLLVEILHPPIEQLLLQVAYYTAELLSLILTVIFVADTTKSVQSALDMKELMTKLAENSEYFAMLEDKLNAASANISQGSQEFQEHIQRIEKDLQDNIAIYQQHKEAGQRSRKAFLLEKLLERKDKKSRLFTLLNEKADAAIQEIHIQMQSNISDSEQTRLYSLLTQLNEFKTGLKRVEINMAARKDKEYQVAANFIRRNPSSVSRRFKEAFEEIKLLNESRHERHNIKDTK from the coding sequence ATGCAATACACACAGGCACAATGGCTCCTGTTTTTTTACATATATTGTTTCCTGGGCTGGATTTGGGAAACATGCTATGTTTCACTTTTAAAAAGAGAATGGGTTAACCGAGGTTTTCTTCACGGTCCCATACTTCCTATTTACGGTTTTGGAGCTATCATCATTCTTTGGCTAACCATGCCCTTCAAGGACAACTTACTTCACATTTATGTGCTGGGGATGATCGGGGCTACAATTCTTGAATATGTAACAGGTGCTGCAATGGAGCGGTTGTTCCATATGCGCTATTGGGATTACAGCCATCATCCCTTTAACTTGAACGGTCACATAAGCTTGTTAACCTCATTGGGATGGGGATTCTTTTCTGTACTGTTGGTGGAAATACTGCACCCACCCATCGAACAATTGCTGCTTCAAGTTGCTTATTATACGGCTGAGCTCCTCAGCTTGATACTCACTGTTATATTTGTTGCAGATACCACAAAATCAGTGCAATCTGCTTTGGACATGAAAGAACTTATGACTAAGCTGGCAGAAAACAGCGAATATTTTGCAATGCTAGAAGACAAACTAAATGCTGCATCAGCAAATATAAGCCAAGGCTCTCAAGAGTTTCAAGAACATATACAAAGAATCGAGAAAGATTTGCAGGATAATATTGCAATATATCAACAACATAAGGAAGCAGGTCAGAGATCCCGCAAAGCATTTCTTTTAGAAAAATTACTGGAAAGAAAAGATAAAAAATCAAGATTGTTTACTTTACTTAATGAAAAGGCAGATGCAGCTATACAAGAAATTCATATACAGATGCAGTCAAACATTTCTGACAGCGAGCAAACAAGGCTGTATTCACTTCTGACACAGCTTAATGAATTTAAGACAGGACTGAAACGGGTAGAAATAAATATGGCAGCACGAAAAGATAAGGAATACCAAGTGGCTGCCAATTTCATTCGAAGAAATCCTTCTTCTGTTTCTCGACGTTTCAAAGAAGCATTTGAAGAAATTAAATTACTTAACGAATCAAGACATGAACGCCATAATATTAAAGATACCAAATAA
- a CDS encoding tyrosine-type recombinase/integrase: MSIEYRGEKKWRFRITYEGKNYTTNYFSYIAPLFNSKDKPIIPREVKSAHDEFKVDIERGKIGTDENMKFFDLAQLCYDEYFKIECKVSTQNNYKNILNNHIVPFFGKIKISSIKPIDIQKFTNRLNTNLKPNTVNGIVGVLTKIFSLAEEWGLINSSPCGHVRKPARERKGGTELMPMHEIGKLFEIFEQETNLMHKAAFYLAICCGLRNSEIRALTTDDIDFKNNTINVNKQIGEKRQTDGTIKEDIITTKTKSSNSIIYAPQFVLDVLKEYITELPYIPMSKQIFWSHITRNPITKHCLSKRFARVLEKNNLTQIRFHDLRHLHATLLIGANVDVQTVAKRMRHSNARTTMESYIHSLDAIEKKSASELENFINNLMAK, encoded by the coding sequence ATGAGTATTGAGTATAGAGGAGAAAAAAAGTGGCGTTTTAGAATTACGTATGAAGGAAAAAACTATACTACTAATTATTTTTCTTATATTGCTCCTTTATTTAATTCTAAAGATAAACCAATAATTCCAAGAGAAGTTAAAAGTGCTCATGATGAATTTAAAGTTGATATTGAGAGGGGCAAAATTGGTACAGATGAAAATATGAAGTTCTTTGATTTAGCTCAATTATGTTATGATGAATATTTTAAAATAGAATGTAAGGTATCTACACAAAACAACTATAAAAATATATTAAATAATCATATTGTACCTTTTTTCGGAAAAATTAAAATTTCATCTATAAAACCTATTGATATTCAAAAGTTCACAAATAGATTAAACACCAATTTAAAACCCAATACTGTAAATGGTATTGTAGGCGTCTTAACTAAAATATTTTCACTAGCTGAAGAATGGGGCCTAATTAATTCATCACCCTGTGGACATGTTAGGAAACCTGCAAGAGAACGGAAAGGCGGAACCGAACTCATGCCTATGCATGAAATAGGAAAACTATTTGAAATATTTGAGCAAGAAACTAATTTAATGCATAAGGCAGCATTTTATTTAGCTATATGCTGTGGTTTAAGAAATTCAGAAATTAGAGCTCTTACCACTGATGATATAGACTTTAAGAATAATACAATTAATGTTAATAAGCAGATTGGTGAAAAAAGACAAACTGATGGAACTATAAAGGAAGATATTATAACAACTAAAACAAAATCTTCAAATAGTATTATATATGCACCGCAATTTGTATTGGATGTATTGAAAGAATATATAACAGAATTGCCTTACATACCAATGTCTAAGCAGATATTTTGGTCACATATAACTAGAAATCCTATAACAAAGCATTGCCTAAGCAAAAGATTTGCCAGGGTATTAGAAAAAAATAACCTAACTCAAATAAGATTCCATGACTTGAGACACTTACATGCAACACTTTTAATTGGCGCTAATGTGGATGTTCAAACAGTTGCTAAGAGAATGAGACATTCTAATGCTAGAACAACAATGGAGTCATACATACATTCATTAGATGCCATAGAAAAGAAATCAGCATCTGAATTAGAAAACTTTATTAATAATTTAATGGCAAAATAA
- a CDS encoding McrB family protein, with amino-acid sequence MIDLSSISSNEKLALVCLYFAQLKSSDERYANKRCVNALTKVANKYGFTYSKAKNDRDAFDALYDNGRKGWTDRPLEKRSKFLYNMYIKYKDFSLDEIEEAAEKIIEEAEDAGKPYFSIKTKDADTVSEILARNSNIEFNGLNILQDSLKLGQLVFIVLGGDKPKWETGLAGMGVISQEPYDIGYSGKNYRVKVDMKLLLDKPIKREDLLPYRDTYGIIGIGPIVKWEPNQALSQIQEKNAIALMRAMLELSPNIESDLDALIDKGTLIRVKGAATKLIEVETMYGEDIKDSIATTLNMILREDEDNGEINPEGGNGNVPADEDSEKNEEYKEIVYNTGYTSVPEFERNRIIFGAPGTGKSYKLREDCDELMKDAGGTYERVTFHPDYSYAHFVGTYKPISDKKGNILYKFVPGPFMRVYVDALKSGKTESPKPHLLLIEEINRARVAAVFGDVFQLLDRDEDYVSEYNIQASEDLKNYLALKLGGNPENYDRIKIPDNMFIWATMNSADQGVFPMDTAFRRRWDFEYIGINQNDAEINGKIIIGSDTHALEVDWNKLRKAINEKLSVDYKINEDKLMGPFFLSKQIIKTDEKGYIANSDKFIGAFKSKVIMYLYEDAAKQHKHNLFEGCDSSKYSSVCNAFDKLGIDIFGSRFRDIYNKQGV; translated from the coding sequence ATGATAGATTTATCTTCGATAAGCTCAAATGAGAAACTGGCATTAGTATGCCTATATTTTGCTCAGTTAAAAAGTTCAGATGAACGTTATGCAAACAAGAGATGTGTAAATGCTCTTACGAAAGTGGCTAATAAATACGGATTTACCTATTCAAAAGCTAAAAATGACAGAGATGCTTTTGATGCTTTGTATGATAATGGGCGTAAGGGTTGGACAGACAGACCTTTGGAAAAGAGGAGCAAGTTTCTTTATAATATGTATATAAAGTATAAAGATTTTTCTTTGGATGAAATTGAAGAAGCTGCAGAAAAGATTATAGAAGAAGCGGAAGATGCCGGCAAACCGTATTTTAGCATTAAAACTAAGGATGCTGATACAGTTAGTGAGATATTAGCGAGAAACAGCAATATAGAATTTAATGGACTTAATATTTTACAGGATTCTTTAAAGTTGGGACAGCTTGTTTTTATCGTATTAGGAGGGGATAAGCCAAAGTGGGAAACTGGGCTCGCTGGTATGGGAGTGATTTCTCAGGAGCCGTATGATATAGGCTACAGCGGTAAAAATTATAGAGTTAAAGTTGATATGAAATTATTATTGGATAAACCAATTAAGAGAGAAGATTTACTGCCTTACAGAGACACTTATGGGATTATTGGAATTGGACCTATTGTTAAATGGGAACCGAATCAGGCATTATCACAAATACAGGAAAAGAATGCTATTGCGTTAATGAGAGCAATGCTTGAATTGAGTCCTAATATTGAATCAGATTTAGATGCATTAATAGATAAAGGAACCCTTATACGTGTAAAAGGTGCTGCTACCAAATTAATTGAAGTTGAAACTATGTATGGAGAAGATATCAAAGATTCCATTGCAACAACGTTAAATATGATACTTAGAGAAGATGAAGATAATGGAGAAATAAATCCGGAGGGAGGAAATGGGAATGTCCCAGCAGATGAGGATTCAGAAAAAAATGAAGAATATAAGGAAATAGTTTACAATACGGGATACACTTCTGTACCTGAATTTGAACGAAATCGTATTATTTTCGGTGCACCGGGAACTGGCAAAAGTTATAAGCTGAGAGAAGACTGTGATGAATTAATGAAAGATGCAGGCGGAACCTACGAGAGAGTTACGTTCCACCCGGATTATTCGTATGCGCACTTTGTCGGAACTTATAAACCGATTTCAGATAAGAAGGGTAATATTTTATATAAATTTGTTCCAGGTCCATTTATGAGGGTTTATGTTGATGCTTTAAAAAGCGGAAAAACTGAGAGCCCAAAACCCCATTTGCTGTTGATTGAAGAAATAAACAGAGCCAGAGTAGCTGCCGTATTCGGGGATGTTTTTCAGCTGCTGGATCGAGATGAAGATTATGTAAGTGAATATAATATTCAGGCCAGCGAAGATTTAAAGAACTACCTCGCTTTAAAATTGGGAGGGAATCCAGAGAACTACGACAGGATTAAGATCCCTGATAATATGTTTATTTGGGCAACTATGAACAGCGCTGATCAAGGAGTATTTCCTATGGATACTGCTTTCAGAAGACGTTGGGATTTTGAATACATTGGAATTAATCAAAATGATGCTGAGATAAATGGCAAGATTATTATTGGTTCAGATACTCATGCCCTCGAAGTTGATTGGAATAAGCTGAGAAAAGCTATTAATGAAAAACTTTCAGTGGATTATAAGATAAATGAAGATAAGCTGATGGGACCATTTTTCCTTTCAAAGCAAATAATTAAAACTGATGAAAAAGGATATATTGCAAATTCTGATAAATTTATTGGTGCATTTAAAAGTAAGGTTATTATGTATCTATATGAGGATGCAGCAAAACAACATAAGCATAATTTATTTGAAGGCTGTGACAGCAGTAAGTATTCATCTGTATGCAATGCCTTCGATAAATTAGGTATTGATATCTTTGGAAGCAGATTCCGTGACATCTATAATAAGCAAGGAGTGTAG
- a CDS encoding HD-GYP domain-containing protein, which translates to MIQNIKNVNYLNLMKHDFSIELFIHSNNVANIAMKIADEMNFSADEKQQLYEEALYHDIGKSKIPELILYKRGKLSPEELEIMKHHAIYSQELYLSMVDNNDYSILKAKTIRHHHENCDGSGYPDKIMGEDIPLHSRIIRIADIFDAITQPRVYRPFCIENPLKTMESMEDKAIDSYIFRKSYHLLEKLLMNQK; encoded by the coding sequence ATGATTCAGAATATTAAAAATGTTAACTACCTTAATTTAATGAAGCATGATTTTTCTATAGAATTATTCATACATTCTAATAACGTTGCTAATATTGCAATGAAAATTGCTGACGAAATGAACTTTAGTGCTGATGAAAAACAACAGCTATATGAAGAGGCCTTATATCACGATATAGGTAAAAGTAAAATCCCGGAGCTTATTTTGTACAAAAGGGGAAAGTTATCGCCTGAGGAATTGGAGATTATGAAACATCATGCTATTTATTCGCAAGAATTATATTTATCTATGGTAGATAATAACGATTACAGTATATTAAAGGCAAAAACAATTAGGCATCACCATGAAAACTGTGATGGATCCGGTTACCCAGATAAAATTATGGGAGAAGATATTCCATTACATAGTAGAATTATTAGAATAGCAGATATATTTGATGCTATTACACAACCAAGAGTATATAGACCTTTTTGTATAGAAAATCCATTAAAAACTATGGAAAGTATGGAGGATAAAGCAATAGATTCTTATATTTTTAGAAAAAGCTATCACTTACTTGAAAAGCTATTGATGAATCAAAAGTAA
- a CDS encoding glycosyltransferase family 8 protein: MFIKISKQKESRTKLNLLFSIDKKFVSLLIGCLKSIDRFQSPQPYNVYILNSDLTKKDIEEIKNTISSNMVVHNIYVDPNLFNDFPVTSRYPQQIYYRILAASLLPKELDRILYLDVDTVVINPLDNLYNMKFEGAYYIACTHVKSFFNKMNCIRLGIREQKTYINSGIMLMNLKALREHQNANDIVVFVQENWAKLFLPDQDIISALYGEKIKLVDSRIYNLSDRILSLHNATPPYNERLDVNWVRDNSVVIHYCGRNKPWNKKYIGVLDVFYHELNQHDVNLENEI; this comes from the coding sequence TTGTTTATAAAAATATCTAAACAGAAAGAGAGTAGAACTAAATTGAACCTATTATTTTCAATCGATAAAAAATTTGTATCTCTGTTGATTGGCTGTCTTAAGTCCATTGACCGTTTTCAATCTCCACAACCATACAATGTTTATATTTTAAATTCTGATTTAACGAAAAAAGACATTGAAGAAATCAAAAATACCATAAGTAGCAACATGGTAGTTCATAATATATATGTTGATCCTAACCTCTTTAATGATTTTCCGGTTACGTCTAGATACCCTCAGCAAATTTATTACCGAATTCTTGCTGCATCGTTGCTTCCAAAAGAACTTGACAGAATTCTATATCTGGACGTAGATACTGTAGTTATTAACCCGCTGGATAATCTCTATAACATGAAATTTGAAGGAGCCTATTATATAGCATGTACACACGTCAAATCGTTTTTTAATAAGATGAATTGCATTCGATTAGGCATAAGGGAGCAAAAAACATACATTAATTCTGGTATAATGCTCATGAATCTGAAAGCCCTACGAGAACATCAGAATGCCAATGATATTGTAGTCTTTGTACAGGAAAACTGGGCAAAGTTATTTTTGCCTGACCAAGATATAATTTCAGCACTTTACGGTGAGAAAATAAAGCTGGTAGACAGTCGAATCTATAACCTGAGTGACCGCATTCTATCGCTTCACAATGCTACACCTCCTTATAATGAAAGGCTGGATGTGAATTGGGTGCGTGATAATAGTGTAGTAATCCATTACTGCGGAAGAAATAAACCTTGGAATAAAAAGTATATTGGAGTTCTGGATGTTTTTTATCATGAATTGAATCAACATGACGTTAATTTAGAAAATGAAATATGA
- a CDS encoding TMEM164 family acyltransferase, protein MKKSSILMIVLEIFRIGWLTFYNGFSLKNIRFDWCNQISLTLPFIALSGKKKMYPYLDILSFMGGAGVILYPIWVFYDYAGIHIMSVQSMVSHTLMVIIAITMSFVSNHWEHEKDIKKPFAGFVAIAAVAFVMSRVLNTNYLIMLNANCIPLLRNFSFPWYWIVALPWLVLFINVVKLTFKEIRNRIHKKKSIVHEYMETDEVIESLI, encoded by the coding sequence TTGAAGAAATCTTCAATTCTAATGATAGTTTTAGAAATATTTCGAATTGGCTGGCTTACATTTTATAATGGTTTTAGTTTGAAAAACATTCGTTTTGACTGGTGCAATCAAATTAGTCTTACACTTCCATTCATTGCATTGTCAGGAAAGAAAAAAATGTATCCATATCTGGACATATTGTCATTTATGGGGGGCGCAGGGGTGATTTTGTATCCCATCTGGGTTTTTTACGACTATGCAGGCATTCATATAATGTCAGTGCAAAGCATGGTTTCTCATACCCTAATGGTAATTATAGCAATTACAATGTCATTTGTATCTAATCATTGGGAGCACGAAAAAGACATCAAAAAACCATTCGCAGGTTTTGTTGCAATTGCTGCTGTAGCATTTGTTATGTCAAGGGTGTTAAACACTAATTATTTAATAATGTTAAATGCCAATTGCATACCTTTGTTGAGAAATTTTTCATTCCCTTGGTATTGGATTGTGGCATTACCATGGCTGGTATTATTTATAAATGTGGTAAAACTTACTTTTAAGGAAATTCGCAATAGAATTCACAAAAAGAAATCTATTGTGCATGAATATATGGAAACAGATGAAGTGATTGAATCTTTAATTTAA
- a CDS encoding MBL fold metallo-hydrolase, which yields MKIQKIKNRGILFTHDDLDWDLNIYLIKGRKNNYVIDTGLGSLSIDHIKRYIEDDNRKTIVINTHYHWDHVWGNGSFKDCMIISHKLCRDMILSKWENMMNKNNNYCFGKVEMYLPNLVFQNELYFTEDKIRLFHTPGHTLDSISILDEEDKVLVLADNIGDNMNEIVPSIYCEKEVYIRTLEKYQNMDFDICISGHNKVLQKNVIGEILDIL from the coding sequence ATGAAAATTCAAAAAATTAAAAACAGAGGAATTTTATTTACACATGATGATTTGGACTGGGATTTAAATATATACTTAATAAAAGGCAGAAAGAACAATTATGTAATAGACACTGGATTAGGATCATTAAGTATTGATCATATTAAAAGGTACATAGAAGATGACAATAGAAAAACAATTGTTATAAATACGCATTACCATTGGGATCATGTATGGGGAAATGGCTCGTTTAAAGATTGTATGATAATTTCACATAAACTATGCAGGGATATGATTTTATCGAAGTGGGAAAATATGATGAATAAAAATAACAACTATTGTTTTGGTAAAGTGGAAATGTATCTCCCTAATTTAGTTTTTCAAAATGAATTGTATTTTACTGAAGATAAAATTAGATTATTTCATACTCCCGGGCATACATTGGATTCAATAAGTATTTTAGATGAAGAAGATAAAGTACTTGTACTTGCAGATAATATCGGTGACAACATGAATGAGATTGTACCCAGTATTTATTGTGAAAAGGAAGTGTATATTAGAACATTGGAAAAATATCAGAATATGGATTTTGATATTTGTATTTCAGGTCATAATAAAGTACTGCAAAAGAATGTAATTGGAGAAATATTAGATATATTATAA
- a CDS encoding TetR/AcrR family transcriptional regulator encodes MKRSETKLTLRELNFAKTRFNVLQTFLELILQKDYETVTVEEICEKAEISRGTFFNYFPTKEHIYTFYGWWFCAKLYIELNTEKHKTCSCYDKIKLVFEFTIKEDEQFNNQMPLFISHILRRDKNIIKDVEYTKADFLYQFPNYEDLIKNSSKLEMPTVAENFIILLKEGIEANEFKSDTDIKKVIFQLLSIYFSPYIINKFLRHDYSLKEVYNTLLDDIIEPILIRN; translated from the coding sequence ATGAAGCGATCAGAAACAAAGTTAACCCTTAGAGAGTTAAATTTTGCAAAAACAAGATTTAATGTATTACAAACATTTTTAGAGCTAATTTTACAAAAGGATTATGAAACAGTTACTGTAGAAGAGATATGTGAAAAGGCAGAAATATCAAGAGGAACATTTTTCAACTATTTTCCTACTAAGGAACACATTTATACTTTTTACGGATGGTGGTTTTGTGCAAAATTGTACATTGAATTGAATACTGAAAAACATAAAACGTGTTCTTGTTATGATAAGATTAAATTAGTCTTTGAATTTACAATAAAAGAAGACGAACAATTCAACAATCAAATGCCTCTTTTTATTAGTCATATATTAAGGCGTGATAAGAATATCATTAAAGATGTAGAATATACAAAAGCAGACTTTTTATATCAGTTTCCGAACTATGAAGATTTAATTAAGAACTCTTCAAAATTAGAAATGCCTACTGTAGCAGAAAATTTTATAATTTTGCTGAAAGAAGGAATTGAAGCAAATGAATTTAAATCTGATACAGATATAAAAAAGGTGATTTTTCAATTATTATCTATATACTTTAGTCCATATATTATTAATAAATTTTTACGTCATGATTATTCTTTGAAAGAAGTATATAACACGCTATTAGATGATATTATTGAACCTATACTAATTAGAAATTAA